A region of Necator americanus strain Aroian chromosome I, whole genome shotgun sequence DNA encodes the following proteins:
- a CDS encoding hypothetical protein (NECATOR_CHRI.G2015.T1), with protein sequence MRSGLIISLLMLITSTDSLECYYYRIRADEILTADRIMKRNCSTASLACLKIISRNEFSQDGPSNEGPTSVEGRCAFTQHECEGRIGQCVSEPPMVRFGITIHEHKCCSIEDLSNTASTRSLFISFKYFSLVFMLSVMCRICDI encoded by the exons ATGAGATCAGGGTTGATCATTTCACTGCTGATGCTCATCACCTCAACAGATAGTCTTGAATGCTACTACTATCGGATACGAGCCGACGAAATACTAACTGCAGATAGGATTATG AAACGCAACTGCTCAACAGCATCATTAGCATGTTTAAAGATAATCTCAAGAAACGAGTTCAGCCAAGACGGCCCATCGAACGAAGGACCAACAAGTGTGGAAGGGCGTTGTGCATTTACCCAACATGAATGCGAAGGACGAATTGGTCAG tgcgtATCCGAGCCACCCATGGTTCGATTCGGGATCACAATCCATGAACATAAATgctgctccatcgaagatctcTCAAATACAGCGTCAACAAGAAgcttattcatttcattcaaatatttttctttggtttttatGTTAAGTGTAATGTGTAGAATTTGTGATATCTGA
- a CDS encoding hypothetical protein (NECATOR_CHRI.G2015.T2) — MLITSTDSLECYYYRIRADEILTADRIMKRNCSTASLACLKIISRNEFSQDGPSNEGPTSVEGRCAFTQHECEGRIGQCVSEPPMVRFGITIHEHKCCSIEDLSNTASTRSLFISFKYFSLVFMLSVMCRICDI; from the exons ATGCTCATCACCTCAACAGATAGTCTTGAATGCTACTACTATCGGATACGAGCCGACGAAATACTAACTGCAGATAGGATTATG AAACGCAACTGCTCAACAGCATCATTAGCATGTTTAAAGATAATCTCAAGAAACGAGTTCAGCCAAGACGGCCCATCGAACGAAGGACCAACAAGTGTGGAAGGGCGTTGTGCATTTACCCAACATGAATGCGAAGGACGAATTGGTCAG tgcgtATCCGAGCCACCCATGGTTCGATTCGGGATCACAATCCATGAACATAAATgctgctccatcgaagatctcTCAAATACAGCGTCAACAAGAAgcttattcatttcattcaaatatttttctttggtttttatGTTAAGTGTAATGTGTAGAATTTGTGATATCTGA
- a CDS encoding hypothetical protein (NECATOR_CHRI.G2016.T1), with protein sequence MPWATKEVFFIVVEKVACFAIGLLYGYDDAEADILPPFSVAIAAIIDVTPSEENQTMVYKRLVQIGRVVFIAKGKDAGKIATIVDVVDGNRVLIDGPSSGVVRCVRNLKDLQLTKFVVNVRVGQRTKGVKEAFDAAKINDQFKQTTWAKKIAQKAIRAKLTDYERFKLMKAKQMRNRLVRIELAKLKKAAK encoded by the exons ATGCCATGGGCTACAA AAGAAGTATTCTTTATTGTGGTGGAAAAAGTGGCATGTTTTGCAATAGGACTGCTCTATGGCTATGATGATGCTGAAGCGGATATCTTGCCGCCTTTCTCTGTCGCGATAGCCGCAATCATAGATGTTACtccttcagaagaaaatcaa ACGATGGTCTACAAACGTTTGGTACAAATCGGCCGCGTTGTGTTCATTGCTAAGGGAAAGGATGCCGGCAAAATTGCAACAATCGTTGATGTTGTCGATGGCAACCGG GTTCTCATCGATGGACCCAGCTCTGGTGTTGTCCGTTGCGTACGCAACCTCAAGGATCTTCAACTTACCAAATTCGTCGTAAATGTCCGTGTTGGACAACGAACAAAGGGTGTGAAAGAAGCCTTTGATGCGGCAAAGATCAACGACCAGTTCAAACAAACCACCTGGGCCAAGAAGATTGCACAGAAAGCCATT CGAGCTAAACTGACTGACTATGAGCGATTCAAGCTGATGAAGGCCAAGCAAATGCGCAATCGACTGGTCAGGATTGAATTGGCGAAGTTGAAGAAGGCCGCCAAGTAA
- a CDS encoding hypothetical protein (NECATOR_CHRI.G2016.T2), whose protein sequence is MVYKRLVQIGRVVFIAKGKDAGKIATIVDVVDGNRVLIDGPSSGVVRCVRNLKDLQLTKFVVNVRVGQRTKGVKEAFDAAKINDQFKQTTWAKKIAQKAIRAKLTDYERFKLMKAKQMRNRLVRIELAKLKKAAK, encoded by the exons ATGGTCTACAAACGTTTGGTACAAATCGGCCGCGTTGTGTTCATTGCTAAGGGAAAGGATGCCGGCAAAATTGCAACAATCGTTGATGTTGTCGATGGCAACCGG GTTCTCATCGATGGACCCAGCTCTGGTGTTGTCCGTTGCGTACGCAACCTCAAGGATCTTCAACTTACCAAATTCGTCGTAAATGTCCGTGTTGGACAACGAACAAAGGGTGTGAAAGAAGCCTTTGATGCGGCAAAGATCAACGACCAGTTCAAACAAACCACCTGGGCCAAGAAGATTGCACAGAAAGCCATT CGAGCTAAACTGACTGACTATGAGCGATTCAAGCTGATGAAGGCCAAGCAAATGCGCAATCGACTGGTCAGGATTGAATTGGCGAAGTTGAAGAAGGCCGCCAAGTAA